A window of Maioricimonas rarisocia genomic DNA:
GAGCCCGGATCAACAGTTGCTGCGTGAGGCTCATCTGAGCGTGGGGAGGCATCTCGAACGCACGGAACTCCACCAGTCCGAGCCGCCCGGTGCTGCTGTCGGGGGAATACAGCTTGTCGATGCAGAATTCGGCCCGGTGCGTGTTGCCGGTCAGGTCGACGAGCAGATTGCGGAAGATGCGATCGATCAGCCACGGCGGACAGTCTTCGCCTGGAGGAGGAATCAGGGAGAACGCCAGCCGCATCTCGTAGATCGAGTCCTTCCGTCCCTCGTCGGCGCGGGGGGCCTGACTGGTCGGTCCGACGAAGCGGCCGCTGAACAGGTAGGACAGTGCCGGGTGATTGTTCCAGTAGCCGATCAGGCTGCGGAGCAGGTCCGGCCGCCTCAGAAACGGGCTGTCGGCCGGCGTCGGCCCACCCAGGACGACGTGGTTGCCGCCTCCGGTTCCCGTGTGCATGCCGTCGAGATCGAATTTCTCGGTGCCCAGGCGGCAGTGGCGGGCCTCGTCGTACAGTGTGGTCGTGGTCTCGACGAGTTCGTCCCAGTTGTGAGCCGGGTGAACGTTCACTTCGATCACGCCGGGATCGGGCGTCACCTTGATGAGGCTGATGCGGTCGTCGTGCGGCGGAAGATATCCCTCGACGACGATGGGCATCTGCAGGTCTTCGGCGGTCTGCTCGATCGCATGCACGAGGTCGAGGTAGTCTTCGAGCAGGTCGACCGGCGGCATGAAGACGTACAGCCGTCCCCGGCGCGGCTCGATGCACATGGCCGTGCGCACGACCTTGTCGTCTTCGGAGGACTCTTCCGTTTCCAGATGGGGCTCGACCTGTTCGCGGCGCTGTTCCGAAAGCCCCTTCAACGATGTCGCCTCGGCCACACCCCGGACCCACGGTTGCAGCCGTTCCCGGGGATGCGGCGGCAGCGGCGGACGTTCGGCAAGAGGATCGCGCGGATAGGAGGTGTTTCGCTCACTTTCCTGCACCCACGGCAGCGAATCGATGGGAAGGCGCAGCCCGATCGGCGAGTCCCCCGGTATGAGGAACAACTCTTCGGAGCGGACCGGCCAGGGACCGCTCACCCATCGCGCCCGGGCCTGCCACCATTGTCGCTGCAGCGGCATGACGTATCCGGTCGGCGTTGTCAGTCCCTGCTCGAACACGTCGGCCAGGCGAGCACGTTCTTCGGGATCATCGAGCCGCGGGTCGCCCGGTTCCACGTTGACCGGCAGCCGCCGCTCCTTCCAGAGGTAGTGGAACGCGTCTTCGTACGCCGGCTTGATCCAGCGGGGGGAGACGTCCAGGCGTTCGGCGAGATGCTCGCTGAACTTGAGGGCCTCATCCGGACCGTAGCCGTAGTCGGTCTCCTCGTCGGCCAGCAGTTCGTCGTTGACCCAGATCGGCTGCCCGTCCTTTCGCCAGAAACAGCTGAGGGCCCAGCGGGGGAGCGACTCGCCGGGGTACCACTTTCCCTGGCCGAAGTGTAGCAGTCCCCCGGGAGCGAACCGGTCGCGGAGGCGACGGATGAGTGCTGCCGACAGACGGTGCTTGGTCGGGCCGACCGCGGCACCGTTCCACTCTTCCCCTTCCATGTCGTCGATCGAGACGAAGGTCGGTTCGCCTCCCATCGTCAGCCGTACATCGCCGGCCTCGAGTTCATCGTCGATGTCGTGGCCGAGCGTGGTGATCTTCGACCACTGCTCGTCGGTGTACGGTTTGGTGACCCGCGGATCCTCGTGGATTCGCGTGACCTGCATGCGGAATTCGAAATCGGTCTTGCAGGCCTCGAGCGCTCCGGAAATGGGCGCTGCGCTGACGGGATCAGGCGTGCAGGCGAGTGGAATGTGGCCTTCGCCGGCGAGCAGCCCCGAAGTCGGATCGAGGCCGACCCAGCCGGCACCGGGCAGGTAGACCTCGGTCCAGGCATGCAGATCGGTGAAGTCCTGTTCCGGTCCCGCGGGACCATCCAGGGCAGGGATATCCGGCTTGAG
This region includes:
- a CDS encoding transglutaminase family protein, which gives rise to MAIRVALNHLTSYRYERPISLGPQIIRLRPAPHSRTPILSYSLNVLPEKNFRNWQQDPQGNFLARFVFPERTREFRIEVDLVAEMTVINPFDFFLEESATESPFTYEPWLSRELKPFLETEPVGPHLREFIDSLDLTRRPTNDFMVEMNRRVQEEIRYLIRMEPGVQTTEETLENRSGSCRDSAWLLVQVLRNLGLAARFVSGYLIQLKPDIPALDGPAGPEQDFTDLHAWTEVYLPGAGWVGLDPTSGLLAGEGHIPLACTPDPVSAAPISGALEACKTDFEFRMQVTRIHEDPRVTKPYTDEQWSKITTLGHDIDDELEAGDVRLTMGGEPTFVSIDDMEGEEWNGAAVGPTKHRLSAALIRRLRDRFAPGGLLHFGQGKWYPGESLPRWALSCFWRKDGQPIWVNDELLADEETDYGYGPDEALKFSEHLAERLDVSPRWIKPAYEDAFHYLWKERRLPVNVEPGDPRLDDPEERARLADVFEQGLTTPTGYVMPLQRQWWQARARWVSGPWPVRSEELFLIPGDSPIGLRLPIDSLPWVQESERNTSYPRDPLAERPPLPPHPRERLQPWVRGVAEATSLKGLSEQRREQVEPHLETEESSEDDKVVRTAMCIEPRRGRLYVFMPPVDLLEDYLDLVHAIEQTAEDLQMPIVVEGYLPPHDDRISLIKVTPDPGVIEVNVHPAHNWDELVETTTTLYDEARHCRLGTEKFDLDGMHTGTGGGNHVVLGGPTPADSPFLRRPDLLRSLIGYWNNHPALSYLFSGRFVGPTSQAPRADEGRKDSIYEMRLAFSLIPPPGEDCPPWLIDRIFRNLLVDLTGNTHRAEFCIDKLYSPDSSTGRLGLVEFRAFEMPPHAQMSLTQQLLIRALVARFWKTPYEAPLVEWGTALHDRFMLPHYIWQDLREVIADLNTAGYPLQLEWFAPHFEFRFPFIGEASQQDVHVELRSAIEPWYVLGEQPAAGATVRYVDSSVERMQVKVTGMTDTRHQVLCNGRRVPLHPTGVPGEFVAGVRYRAWQPPSCLHPTIPVHAPLVFDIFDAWQERSIGGCTYHVSHPGGRSYDTFPVNANEAEARRGGRFFRMGHTPGPMPAAAVEANSHFPLTLDLRRSVSTP